In Deltaproteobacteria bacterium, a single window of DNA contains:
- a CDS encoding redoxin domain-containing protein, whose product MKKKLITSLLVLLAACMAIITSGAQEKEGKYTEIPTIKGIEPLEKGAPAPPFTIEDINGNAFTIESYRDKNPVLLFFWSFFCGPCREEIPFINDITKQYRDRGLVVAGVNLDGKEMKKAISKFMEQEGISYIVAFDELEGDSFRVADPFGVAGTPSLFLIDKKGILAFSKVGAVDHETLKGLIETVLD is encoded by the coding sequence ATGAAGAAAAAACTCATCACATCCCTCCTGGTCCTGCTTGCCGCCTGCATGGCAATCATTACCTCCGGCGCACAGGAGAAAGAGGGTAAGTATACGGAAATACCGACGATAAAGGGGATAGAACCCCTGGAAAAAGGGGCGCCGGCACCGCCCTTTACCATAGAAGACATCAACGGAAACGCCTTCACCATAGAATCCTACAGGGACAAGAATCCCGTGCTCCTTTTTTTCTGGAGCTTTTTCTGCGGCCCCTGCAGGGAGGAAATCCCCTTCATCAACGATATCACGAAGCAGTACAGGGACCGGGGCCTCGTCGTTGCGGGGGTGAACCTCGACGGCAAAGAGATGAAGAAAGCCATCTCGAAGTTCATGGAGCAGGAAGGGATTTCCTACATCGTCGCCTTCGACGAACTCGAAGGGGACTCTTTCAGGGTGGCCGACCCGTTCGGCGTCGCGGGCACACCGTCGCTCTTCCTCATCGATAAAAAGGGCATCCTCGCCTTCAGCAAGGTAGGGGCCGTCGATCATGAAACATTGAAGGGTTTAATAGAGACTGTCTTGGATTAG
- a CDS encoding nucleotide sugar dehydrogenase, which produces MRLSVIGVGYVGLVTGACFAEMGNEVICYDIDRKKTERLKKGVIPIYEPGLPELVEKNFRQGRLSFTTDLKKAVEGGFIIFIAVGTPSGRRGEANLEGIFDAARGIARNMNSYKIVVTKSTVPVGTTDRVAEIIGENIVDSDMEFDVVNNPEFLKEGAAVEDFMFPDRIVIGCSSSRVAEVMKELYGPFSRRGEKVTVMDIRSSEMTKYASNAMLATRISFMNEIARICDAVGADVESVRKGIGSDPRIGNKFLYPGIGFGGSCFPKDLRALISTAKGSRVRPRLLDSVVRINDDQRKRFAEEVKKHFSGKLSGRTFAVWGIAFKPNTDDIREAPSIDVIEYLVNGGAKVKAFDPIAMKNARERFRGNSAVSFGRGNYEVLKNADALLIFTEWPLFREPDFDKIKKLMKKPLIFDGRNLYNPARMKSFGIEYYCVGRNR; this is translated from the coding sequence ATGAGACTCTCAGTGATCGGAGTGGGGTACGTGGGCCTCGTGACGGGCGCATGTTTCGCCGAGATGGGCAACGAGGTAATCTGCTACGACATCGACAGGAAAAAAACGGAAAGGCTGAAAAAGGGCGTTATCCCGATATACGAGCCGGGCCTTCCGGAGCTCGTGGAGAAGAACTTCCGGCAGGGGAGGCTGTCCTTCACGACGGACCTTAAAAAGGCCGTCGAGGGAGGGTTTATCATTTTCATCGCCGTGGGAACGCCATCGGGGCGGAGGGGTGAGGCAAACCTGGAAGGGATATTCGACGCCGCAAGAGGCATCGCCCGGAACATGAACTCCTACAAGATCGTCGTTACCAAGTCCACCGTGCCCGTGGGCACCACCGACAGGGTGGCCGAGATCATCGGGGAAAACATAGTCGACAGCGACATGGAGTTCGACGTGGTCAACAACCCCGAGTTCCTGAAGGAGGGCGCGGCCGTCGAAGACTTCATGTTCCCCGACAGGATCGTCATCGGCTGTTCGAGTTCACGGGTGGCAGAGGTCATGAAGGAGCTCTACGGGCCCTTCTCCCGGAGGGGGGAGAAAGTCACGGTGATGGACATCCGCTCCTCGGAGATGACGAAGTACGCGTCCAACGCGATGCTCGCCACGCGGATCTCCTTCATGAACGAGATCGCCAGGATCTGCGACGCCGTCGGGGCCGACGTGGAGAGCGTCAGGAAAGGCATCGGGAGCGACCCACGAATCGGGAACAAGTTCCTCTACCCGGGGATCGGGTTCGGCGGCTCCTGCTTCCCGAAGGACCTGCGCGCCCTCATATCGACGGCGAAGGGAAGCCGGGTCAGGCCCCGCCTGCTCGACTCGGTGGTCAGGATCAACGACGACCAGCGCAAACGCTTCGCAGAGGAGGTAAAAAAGCACTTTTCCGGAAAGCTCTCCGGCAGGACCTTCGCCGTGTGGGGTATCGCCTTCAAGCCGAACACCGACGACATCAGGGAGGCCCCCTCCATCGACGTGATCGAGTATCTCGTGAACGGGGGGGCGAAGGTGAAGGCCTTCGACCCCATCGCAATGAAAAATGCCCGGGAGCGGTTCAGGGGAAACAGCGCCGTCTCCTTCGGCAGGGGCAACTACGAAGTCTTGAAAAACGCCGACGCCCTGCTCATCTTCACCGAGTGGCCCCTGTTCAGGGAGCCCGACTTCGACAAGATAAAGAAGCTGATGAAAAAACCCCTCATCTTCGACGGGAGAAACCTCTACAACCCGGCGAGGATGAAGAGCTTCGGGATCGAGTATTACTGCGTGGGGAGAAACAGGTAA
- a CDS encoding redoxin domain-containing protein, protein MSPKKITGALTLVIFLAHAGLAGAFFGIGKSGKVEVGSPAPEFSGTDLEKNLIQYSSYRGNSVVLLDFWSIYCASCVEEMPQLIEIYNDLKDQGLVVLGINLDSFGTRRVIRFINGLEYTIPYPVIIDKKRTIAMAFNAMVLPTTIVIDASGKIRMYHVGYKKGDEKEIRKVIESSLQKLKRAEKTK, encoded by the coding sequence ATGAGCCCCAAAAAGATCACGGGAGCTTTGACCCTGGTGATTTTTCTCGCCCACGCCGGCCTTGCAGGCGCCTTCTTCGGGATCGGCAAGAGCGGTAAAGTTGAAGTGGGATCGCCGGCGCCCGAGTTTTCCGGAACCGACCTGGAAAAGAACCTCATCCAGTACTCGTCGTACCGGGGAAACAGCGTCGTCCTCCTCGATTTCTGGTCGATTTACTGCGCATCCTGCGTGGAGGAGATGCCCCAGTTAATAGAAATTTACAACGACCTGAAAGACCAGGGGCTCGTGGTTTTGGGGATAAACCTCGACTCCTTCGGCACGCGGCGGGTCATCAGGTTTATCAACGGGCTTGAATACACGATCCCCTATCCCGTCATAATAGACAAAAAAAGAACCATCGCGATGGCTTTCAACGCGATGGTACTCCCCACGACGATCGTGATCGACGCGAGCGGGAAGATACGGATGTATCACGTGGGATACAAGAAGGGGGACGAAAAAGAAATACGGAAGGTGATAGAGTCATCACTGCAGAAGCTCAAAAGAGCGGAGAAAACCAAATGA
- a CDS encoding redoxin domain-containing protein: protein MKKIGVLVLLILAFFLLTPASGQDKNGLDVGDRVTNFKARDLSGREISFDEDILDKTSRTMIFFMTTACSACFEELKDISEFVKQNRGKLSVWAVAVDLRGEKTVKPYAETYKFAADYILDPKFKLPRLFGFSYTPSFVLIDGEGKILYKKGGFTAGENVKAIISKFVE, encoded by the coding sequence ATGAAAAAGATCGGCGTCCTTGTGCTGCTCATCCTGGCTTTTTTTCTTCTCACGCCCGCATCCGGGCAGGACAAAAACGGGCTGGACGTGGGCGACAGGGTCACCAATTTCAAGGCCCGTGACCTTTCCGGGAGGGAGATCTCCTTTGACGAGGATATCCTGGACAAAACGAGCCGGACGATGATCTTTTTCATGACCACCGCCTGCAGCGCCTGCTTCGAGGAGCTGAAGGATATCAGCGAGTTCGTCAAGCAAAACAGGGGAAAACTGTCCGTCTGGGCGGTAGCCGTCGACCTGCGCGGGGAGAAGACGGTCAAACCCTACGCCGAGACGTACAAATTCGCGGCAGACTATATACTGGACCCGAAGTTCAAGCTGCCCAGGCTTTTCGGCTTCTCCTACACCCCCTCCTTCGTGCTGATAGACGGCGAAGGGAAGATCCTCTACAAGAAGGGAGGGTTCACCGCGGGGGAAAACGTGAAGGCGATTATCAGTAAGTTTGTGGAATAA
- a CDS encoding ammonia-forming cytochrome c nitrite reductase subunit c552, which produces MIPCLIYAFGGPGRAGYVGSKTCGKCHEEVYDTWKVTPHANMLRDAKENPSVIRAKNFEAVPFDKDDIYWVIGSHWIQKYITFIDDDYYVLPKYWNITKDEWEPYSIFNWRQQPYTVFCDGCHTTGFDPETLTFHEPSIGCEACHGPGKKHAETEEPGDIVNPAKLDKVRRDMICEACHTDGKDKKYGGKYPFPAGYTPGEDLNDYFTEFFAPKPKSRKWYWGTVDYGERHRMYLYWANKFYSTGRACDICGFDRGITQVQERYMSRDEYCGTCHVKLYKIESLHTKHDPGDVQCVDCHPPKTTDDGLRYSIHDHKFDFSGPELACTECHTKDDERLKRKPSHVFHFSPVKSRGVATIEEACTRCHEGIDVTEALRKWRRGRVVK; this is translated from the coding sequence ATGATCCCCTGCCTTATCTATGCGTTCGGCGGCCCGGGAAGGGCCGGGTACGTCGGTTCGAAGACCTGCGGGAAGTGTCACGAGGAGGTCTACGACACCTGGAAGGTGACTCCCCACGCCAACATGCTCAGGGACGCGAAGGAGAATCCCTCAGTCATCCGCGCGAAGAACTTCGAGGCAGTCCCCTTTGACAAAGACGACATCTACTGGGTGATCGGGAGTCACTGGATACAGAAGTACATAACCTTCATCGACGACGATTACTACGTCCTTCCGAAATACTGGAACATAACCAAAGACGAATGGGAGCCCTACTCGATATTCAACTGGCGCCAGCAGCCCTACACCGTGTTCTGCGACGGCTGCCACACCACCGGTTTCGACCCCGAGACCCTCACCTTCCACGAGCCCTCCATCGGCTGCGAGGCCTGTCACGGCCCGGGGAAGAAGCATGCCGAAACGGAGGAGCCGGGTGACATCGTCAACCCGGCGAAGCTCGACAAGGTGAGGCGCGACATGATATGCGAGGCGTGCCACACCGATGGGAAGGACAAGAAGTACGGCGGCAAGTACCCCTTCCCCGCGGGGTACACGCCCGGGGAGGACCTGAACGACTACTTCACCGAGTTTTTCGCGCCCAAGCCCAAGTCCCGGAAGTGGTACTGGGGAACCGTCGACTACGGGGAGAGGCACCGGATGTACCTCTACTGGGCGAACAAGTTCTACTCCACCGGCAGGGCGTGCGACATCTGCGGTTTCGACCGGGGGATCACCCAGGTCCAGGAGCGCTACATGTCGCGCGACGAGTACTGCGGCACCTGCCACGTGAAGCTGTATAAAATCGAGAGCCTCCACACCAAGCACGATCCCGGTGACGTGCAGTGCGTCGACTGCCACCCGCCGAAGACCACCGACGACGGCCTGAGGTACTCGATACACGACCACAAGTTCGACTTTTCCGGGCCGGAGCTTGCCTGCACCGAGTGCCACACCAAGGATGACGAGCGGCTGAAGAGAAAGCCCTCCCATGTTTTTCACTTCTCACCGGTGAAATCGAGGGGAGTTGCAACCATCGAGGAGGCCTGCACCCGGTGTCACGAGGGGATCGATGTCACCGAAGCGCTCAGGAAGTGGAGGAGGGGAAGGGTCGTTAAATAA